One stretch of Candidatus Dormiibacterota bacterium DNA includes these proteins:
- a CDS encoding TIGR04282 family arsenosugar biosynthesis glycosyltransferase, producing MDRGGALVLYARAPHAGRVKTRMLPWLDAGEALRLHLALLEDSLRLLRACAVAAGAAPFVSMSEPWEPEDADGCAGIAEAARGMARLPQRGADLGERLQDTFRTLLAPGLGPVVVIGSDSPTLPPAHLTTALQALAGGADAVLGPADDGGYCLIGAARDLPGMFEAIPWGTEHVLQATRAALDRCGARLVLLPSWHDVDLPRDLERLRLDLSSRRPDEAAPRRTSTFVRALVRDGRLPLPPAQSPGRP from the coding sequence ACGCCCGCGCGCCGCACGCGGGCCGCGTCAAGACGCGCATGCTCCCCTGGCTCGACGCCGGCGAGGCGCTCCGCCTGCACCTCGCCCTTCTCGAGGACAGCCTTCGTCTCCTGAGAGCCTGCGCCGTCGCGGCGGGGGCCGCCCCCTTCGTCTCGATGAGCGAGCCCTGGGAGCCCGAGGACGCGGACGGCTGCGCGGGGATCGCCGAGGCGGCCCGGGGAATGGCGCGTCTTCCTCAGAGGGGGGCGGATCTCGGCGAACGTCTCCAGGACACCTTCCGGACGCTCCTGGCCCCGGGCCTCGGGCCGGTCGTGGTCATCGGCTCGGACAGCCCGACCCTGCCCCCGGCGCATCTGACGACGGCGCTCCAAGCGCTCGCGGGCGGCGCCGATGCCGTCCTCGGGCCGGCGGACGACGGCGGCTACTGCCTGATCGGCGCCGCGCGCGATCTGCCGGGGATGTTCGAGGCGATCCCGTGGGGAACGGAGCATGTCCTGCAGGCCACGCGCGCCGCCCTCGATCGCTGCGGCGCGCGCCTCGTCCTGCTCCCCTCCTGGCACGATGTCGACCTGCCGCGGGACCTCGAACGGCTGCGCCTCGATCTCTCATCCCGCCGCCCGGACGAAGCCGCGCCGCGGAGGACGAGCACCTTCGTGCGGGCGCTGGTCCGCGACGGCAGGCTGCCGCTCCCCCCCGCCCAGTCGCCGGGCCGACCCTAG